Proteins co-encoded in one Brassica rapa cultivar Chiifu-401-42 chromosome A02, CAAS_Brap_v3.01, whole genome shotgun sequence genomic window:
- the LOC103848808 gene encoding glycerophosphodiester phosphodiesterase GDPD3 isoform X1 has product MALSVSSAKFSSGVEDDKTKDEFCFPKFVVMGHRGFGMNMLQSPDEKMKSIKENSILSFNVAADFPIDFVEFDVQVTRDGYPVIFHDIFMFTQEKGVITEKRVTEMPLHEFLSYGPQKDGANVKPMFRKTKDGRIFEWKVMKDDPLCTLQDAFVKVKRSVGFNIELKFDDNTVYGEEALRKTLGNILKVVNEHAENRPIIFSSFHPDAALLIRNMQISYPVFFLTNGGCEIYKDVRRNSFDEAIKICKEGGLQGIVSEVKAILRTPNAVQRVQDSKLSLISYGQLNNAVEVIYLQYLMGVEGVIVDMVMEISEAIASISVRNKEDEEEDDGRKSMIMFGEERTKVKISKDEIAFLTKFAPKLLQQ; this is encoded by the exons ATGGCATTGTCGGTATCTTCTGCCAAGTTTTCATCAG GTGTTGAAGATGATAAGACGAAGGATGAATTTTGTTTTCCTAAATTTGTTGTGATGGGTCACCGAGGATTTGGGATGAACATGCTTCAATCTCCGGACGAGAAAATGAAATCCATCAAAGAAAATTCTATTCTTTCTTTCAATGTTGCTGCAGATTTTCCCATTGACTTCGTTGAATTTGATGTCCAG GTAACAAGAGATGGTTACCCTGTAATTTTCCATGATATCTTTATGTTCACACAAGAAAAG GGAGTAATCACTGAGAAAAGAGTAACTGAAATGCCTTTACATGAATTTCTCTCTTATGGACCACAAAAGGATGGCGCAAATGTGAAGCCTATGTTCAGGAAGACAAAAGACGGACGAATCTTTGAGTGGAAAGTCATGAAGGATGATCCTTTGTGCAcccttcaagatgcctttgtgAAAGTTAAACGGTCCGTAGGGTTCAATATCGAGCTCAAATTCGACGATAATACTGTGTATGGAGAAGAAGCGTTACGTAAAACTCTTGGCAACATCTTGAAG GTTGTGAATGAGCATGCGGAGAACCGGCCCATAATCTTCTCTAGTTTTCATCCTGATGCAGCTCTACTCATCAGGAATATGCAAATAAGTTATCCC gtaTTCTTCTTAACAAATGGAGGATGTGAGATCTATAAGGATGTGAGAAGAAACTCATTCGACGAGGCCATCAAGATTTGCAAAGAAGGTGGCTTGCAAGGGATTGTTTCTGAGGTTAAGGCCATACTAAGAACCCCTAACGCAGTCCAAAGAGTCCAGGATTCAAAACTTTCACTTATATCATATGGCCAGCTTAA CAATGCCGTGGAGGTGATTTACTTACAATATTTGATGGGTGTGGAGGGAGTGATCGTTGATATGGTCATGGAGATCTCTGAAGCCATCGCCAGTATCTCGGTTAGGAacaaggaagatgaagaagaagacgatggaAGAAAGTCTATGATTATGTTTGGAGAGGAGAGGACAAAGGTGAAGATTTCTAAAGATGAGATCGCTTTCTTAACAAAATTTGCACCTAAACTGCTTCAACAATGA
- the LOC103848808 gene encoding glycerophosphodiester phosphodiesterase GDPD3 isoform X2 → MALSVSSAKFSSDDKTKDEFCFPKFVVMGHRGFGMNMLQSPDEKMKSIKENSILSFNVAADFPIDFVEFDVQVTRDGYPVIFHDIFMFTQEKGVITEKRVTEMPLHEFLSYGPQKDGANVKPMFRKTKDGRIFEWKVMKDDPLCTLQDAFVKVKRSVGFNIELKFDDNTVYGEEALRKTLGNILKVVNEHAENRPIIFSSFHPDAALLIRNMQISYPVFFLTNGGCEIYKDVRRNSFDEAIKICKEGGLQGIVSEVKAILRTPNAVQRVQDSKLSLISYGQLNNAVEVIYLQYLMGVEGVIVDMVMEISEAIASISVRNKEDEEEDDGRKSMIMFGEERTKVKISKDEIAFLTKFAPKLLQQ, encoded by the exons ATGGCATTGTCGGTATCTTCTGCCAAGTTTTCATCAG ATGATAAGACGAAGGATGAATTTTGTTTTCCTAAATTTGTTGTGATGGGTCACCGAGGATTTGGGATGAACATGCTTCAATCTCCGGACGAGAAAATGAAATCCATCAAAGAAAATTCTATTCTTTCTTTCAATGTTGCTGCAGATTTTCCCATTGACTTCGTTGAATTTGATGTCCAG GTAACAAGAGATGGTTACCCTGTAATTTTCCATGATATCTTTATGTTCACACAAGAAAAG GGAGTAATCACTGAGAAAAGAGTAACTGAAATGCCTTTACATGAATTTCTCTCTTATGGACCACAAAAGGATGGCGCAAATGTGAAGCCTATGTTCAGGAAGACAAAAGACGGACGAATCTTTGAGTGGAAAGTCATGAAGGATGATCCTTTGTGCAcccttcaagatgcctttgtgAAAGTTAAACGGTCCGTAGGGTTCAATATCGAGCTCAAATTCGACGATAATACTGTGTATGGAGAAGAAGCGTTACGTAAAACTCTTGGCAACATCTTGAAG GTTGTGAATGAGCATGCGGAGAACCGGCCCATAATCTTCTCTAGTTTTCATCCTGATGCAGCTCTACTCATCAGGAATATGCAAATAAGTTATCCC gtaTTCTTCTTAACAAATGGAGGATGTGAGATCTATAAGGATGTGAGAAGAAACTCATTCGACGAGGCCATCAAGATTTGCAAAGAAGGTGGCTTGCAAGGGATTGTTTCTGAGGTTAAGGCCATACTAAGAACCCCTAACGCAGTCCAAAGAGTCCAGGATTCAAAACTTTCACTTATATCATATGGCCAGCTTAA CAATGCCGTGGAGGTGATTTACTTACAATATTTGATGGGTGTGGAGGGAGTGATCGTTGATATGGTCATGGAGATCTCTGAAGCCATCGCCAGTATCTCGGTTAGGAacaaggaagatgaagaagaagacgatggaAGAAAGTCTATGATTATGTTTGGAGAGGAGAGGACAAAGGTGAAGATTTCTAAAGATGAGATCGCTTTCTTAACAAAATTTGCACCTAAACTGCTTCAACAATGA